The following nucleotide sequence is from Paenibacillus odorifer.
TCCAGTTCCTGAAATGCTATGATAGATTCGCGTGCCATATGGCGATGCAGACAATAGAGTGTAGAGGTGGGCTTTAGATGAGTATCGCATTACCTATTATTACATTGGTCGTAGGTCTCATCGGTGGTTTTTTCATCGGTGTATATTATCTGCGCAAACAAATGACAAACATGCAGAATGATCCTGAAATGCTGCAAAAGGTTGCAAAGCAAATGGGTTATAACCTGAACGGGAAGCAAATGCAGCGTGCCCAGCAAATGATGAAGACTCAGGGACAGCCAGGTGCGCGCCCTGGAGCAGCTAAAGGGAATAAACG
It contains:
- a CDS encoding YneF family protein; protein product: MSIALPIITLVVGLIGGFFIGVYYLRKQMTNMQNDPEMLQKVAKQMGYNLNGKQMQRAQQMMKTQGQPGARPGAAKGNKRRSK